From Salmo salar chromosome ssa04, Ssal_v3.1, whole genome shotgun sequence, one genomic window encodes:
- the LOC106603045 gene encoding zinc finger and BTB domain-containing protein 20, producing MTERIHNINLHNFSNSVLETLNEQRNRGHFCDVTVRIHGSMLRAHRCVLAAGSPFFQDKLLLGYSDIEVPSVVSVQSIQKLIDFMYSGVLRVSQSEALQILTAASILQIKTVIDECTRIVSQNVGLAGPGGFPVNPGDSGQETPRGTPESGTSGPSSDAESVYMQATSQQSLERAYTSHYSYSGLSLQNGTRERSHYVTSMTTSYDPALGTQKDQHDQDPPWITRIHERSQQMERFLSTPETTHCRKQPRPVRIQTGGVHIKQEAEDEYSSYGMDECTEDTNHVECVESEPKGESFDSGVSSSIGTEPDSVDQQQYLLGFGREGVGEGQQCEGTPVQIDINDSSPEQMHETEDRGTSHGTSDSNMLQPLPNPIMAQSLPSAPLYMRQAESHTSNLRMPLTMTSNTQVMGTAGNSYLPNLFATQSANNNKPFLFSLPQSMGGQQPQFVAVPPPSMPPFPQQLMVQQQAAREQQQAAQMGQGEKKPYECTLCTKTFTAKQNYVKHMFVHTGEKPHQCSICWRSFSLKDYLIKHMVTHTGVRAYQCSICNKRFTQKSSLNVHMRLHRGEKSYECYICKKKFSHKTLLERHMALHSTAGAVTGLSGAVGAGGPVSIPMAVPEPGAGVVAIAMPVSGGAGIGGGVGTGVGVAAEASCQEGTTYVCSVCPAKFDQIEHFNDHMRMHVSDG from the exons ATGACCGAGCGCATTCATAACATCAATCTCCACAACTTCAGCAATTCTGTACTTGAGACCCTCAATGAGCAGCGCAACCGCGGGCACTTCTGTGACGTGACTGTTCGGATCCATGGAAGCATGCTGCGAGCCCACCGCTGCGTGCTGGCCGCTGGGAGCCCCTTCTTCCAGGACAAGCTGCTCCTGGGCTACAGTGACATTGAGGTCCCCTCGGTGGTCTCGGTGCAGTCCATCCAGAAGCTGATAGACTTCATGTACAGCGGGGTCCTGCGGGTGTCCCAATCGGAGGCTCTCCAGATCCTCACTGCTGCCAGCATCCTGCAGATCAAAACGGTCATCGATGAGTGCACCCGCATCGTGTCCCAGAATGTGGGCCTGGCTGGGCCAGGGGGGTTCCCTGTCAACCCGGGAGACTCTGGGCAGGAGACGCCCCGGGGCACACCTGAGTCAGGCACCTCTGGGCCCAGCAGCGATGCGGAGTCAGTGTACATGCAGGCCACGTCCCAGCAGAGCCTAGAGCGTGCGTACACATCGCATTACTCCTACTCCGGCCTTTCACTGCAGAATGGAACCCGTGAGCGCTCCCACTACGTAACCAGTATGACAACAAGCTACGACCCAGCCCTCGGCACGCAGAAGGACCAGCATGACCAGGACCCGCCGTGGATCACCCGCATCCATGAGAGATCACAGCAGATGGAACGCTTCCTATCCACTCCTGAGACCACCCACTGCCGCAAGCAGCCCCGACCGGTACGCATACAGACAGGAGGCGTTCACATAAAGCAGGAGGCAGAGGACGAGTACAGCAGCTATGGTATGGATGAGTGCACAGAAGACACAAACCACGTTGAGTGTGTGGAGAGTGAGCCGAAGGGTGAAAGCTTTGACTCGGGTGTAAGCTCCTCCATCGGTACTGAGCCAGACTCCGTGGATCAGCAGCAGTACCTGCTTGGCTTTGGGAGGGAAGGGGTTGGAGAGGGGCAACAGTGCGAGGGGACCCCAGTGCAGATCGATATCAATGACTCCTCCCCAGAGCAGATGCATGAGACGGAGGACAGGGGCACATCCCACGGCACTAGCGACAGTAACATGTTGCAGCCCCTGCCCAACCCAATCATGGCCCAGTCCCTGCCAAGTGCCCCACTCTATATGCGTCAGGCCGAATCTCACACCAGCAACCTGAGGATGCCGCTCACCATGACCAGCAACACCCAGGTAATGGGCACGGCCGGCAACTCCTACCTGCCCAACCTCTTTGCCACACAGTcggccaacaacaacaagcccTTCCTCTTCAGCCTGCCACAGTCCATGGGAGGCCAGCAGCCCCAGTTTGTGGCCGTGCCGCCCCCTAGTATGCCCCCATTCCCTCAGCAGTTGATGGTACAGCAGCAGGCAGCACGGGAACAGCAACAGGCAGCCCAGATGGGACAGGGGGAGAAGAAGCCCTATGAGTGCACTCTATGCACTAAAACCTTTACTGCTAAACAGAACTATGTCAAACACATGTTTGTGCACACTG GTGAGAAACCACATCAGTGCAGCATCTGCTGGCGCTCGTTCTCCCTGAAGGATTACCTAATCAAACACATGGTCACACACACAGGGGTGCGTGCCTACCAGTGCAGCATCTGCAACAAACGCTTCACCCAAAAGAGCTCCCTCAACGTCCACATGCGGCTGCACCGTGGAGAGAAGTCCTATGAGTGCTACATCTGCAAGAAGAAGTTCTCTCACAAGACCCTGCTGGAGAGACACATGGCTCTGCACAGCACAGCGGGCGCCGTCACAGGGCTGTCGGGGGCAGTAGGCGCCGGTGGCCCCGTCTCCATTCCCATGGCCGTGCCCGAACCCGGCGCCGGAGTGGTGGCCATCGCCATGCCCGTCAGCGGAGGCGCCGGAATAGGGGGTGGGGTCGGAACAGGAGTGGGTGTGGCTGCGGAGGCAAGCTGCCAAGAAGGGACCACCTACGTGTGCTCCGTCTGCCCTGCCAAGTTCGACCAAATTGAGCACTTCAATGACCACATGCGAATGCACGTCTCTGATGGATAA